The proteins below are encoded in one region of Helianthus annuus cultivar XRQ/B chromosome 2, HanXRQr2.0-SUNRISE, whole genome shotgun sequence:
- the LOC110913028 gene encoding 7-deoxyloganetin glucosyltransferase isoform X2 encodes MDAVPITDQKKPHVVFIPFPAQSHIKCMLKLARLLHHKGLHITFINTESNHRRLFKHGGSHGLDGIPGFEFKTVPDGLPSNSDDETDQPTQTPEEVSLYLLSHFLDSFLDLVAGLEVPPSCIICDGFMTFANTIYAAEKLKIPIVLYWTMAACGFMAYYLAKVLFDKGLVPLKGMSAYCQEAKHIADQLASVGAPVDNHRLVLQLITGLNEQFEGIATILQQREPLPDFQEARSRLIMEETRKKNQASLAAQVSATALAASSTTAQVPAVDTQSMNNSSDRGRGRGRGRGRGRGRGYGGRGGRGNGSNQPTTYYPNNWASPPWAAYYNGPYPSNWQSFMANPPCPYPSTPRPTSSTSGPGILGPRPNQTYATGYTPTDIEQALYTMSLQQQEPLGIMDTGATGHMTNQTGPQDTGTYPTM; translated from the exons atgGATGCAGTGCCTATAACTGATCAGAAGAAACCACATGTCGTGTTCATACCATTTCCAGCACAAAGCCATATTAAGTGTATGCTAAAGCTAGCCAGGCTCCTGCACCACAAGGGTCTTCACATAACCTTTATCAACACCGAGTCGAACCACAGGCGCCTTTTCAAGCACGGTGGGTCTCATGGGCTCGATGGGATTCCTGGATTTGAATTCAAAACGGTTCCAGACGGTCTCCCTTCAAATTCAGATGATGAAACTGATCAACCAACTCAAACCCCTGAGGAAGTTAGTTTGTATCTCTTATCACATTTCTTGGATTCCTTTCTTGATCTTGTGGCAGGACTTGAAGTTCCGCCTAGTTGTATAATTTGTGATGGTTTCATGACTTTTGCCAACACCATTTATGCTGCTGAGAAGCTTAAGATCCCCATTGTTCTTTACTGGACCATGGCTGCTTGTGGATTCATGGCGTATTACCTCGCGAAAGTTCTATTTGACAAAGGACTTGTCCCGCTTAAAG GCATGTCAGCATACTGTCAAGAAGCCAAACATATAGCCGATCAGCTTGCTAGCGTAGGGGCACCCGTGGATAATCATAGGCTGGTTTTGCAACTCATTACTGGTCTGAATGAACAGTTTGAAGGTATCGCCACTATTCTTCAGCAACGCGAACCACTACCGGATTTTCAAGAGGCTCGCTCTCGTCTCATCATGGAAGAAACCCGCAAGAAAAATCAGGCTTCTCTCGCTGCTCAGGTCTCCGCCACTGCACTCGCGGCCTCATCCACAACCGCTCAGGTCCCTGCTGTTGACACCCAGTCCATGAACAACTCCTCTGATCGCGGACGTGGCCGCGGCCGCGGTCGTGGTCGGGGTAGGGGACGTGGTTATGGCGGTCGTGGGGGGCGCGGAAACGGTTCCAACCAGCCCACTACGTACTACCCGAACAATTGGGCTTCACCCCCTTGGGCCGCATACTACAATGGGCCATACCCATCGAACTGGCAGTCCTTCATGGCGAATCCGCCTTGCCCATACCCGTCTACTCCGCGGCCCACCTCGAGTACTTCTGGTCCGGGTATTCTTGGACCGCGACCCAATCAGACATATGCTACTGGGTATACTCCTACGGATATAGAGCAAGCATTATACACCATGTCTCTACAGCAACAGGAACCTCTTGGAATCATGGATACCGGTGCCACTGGACACATGACGAACCAAACAG gaCCTCAAGACACGGGCACCTATCCTACGATGTAA